From Pontibacter actiniarum, a single genomic window includes:
- a CDS encoding DHA2 family efflux MFS transporter permease subunit produces the protein MAETGIKKWLITITVITASLLELIDTTIVNVAMPQIQGNLGATLEDIAWVVTGYAVANVIVLPMSGWLGGRFGRKNYFMASIIIFTVTSFLCGNAANFDELVIFRIIQGLAGGGLLSTAQSILLETWPREQVGTATALFGLGAVVGPTLGPTIGGYITDNYSWPWIFYVNIPVGILAAFATYLFVKPTEKESKGAPVDWWGIALLALAVGSLQTLLEKGESEDWFETGYIVVLAVMAVLGAILFIWRELSTDHPIVNLKILKHRSFSIGMFTSFVLGFGLYGSMFVFPIFCQNLLGFTAQQTGQLLLPGGLCTIIMMPFVGKMLQRGVPAQFMATMGMFLFFVFSWMLSNSNLLSGTGDFFWPLVIRGIGMSLLFVPLTTLAVQDLHGKEIGQGTGLNNMSRQLGGSFGIAALTTLIHVRQGVHRNDLLVNINEYNTAFMQRFNGLIQTFVSKGYSLIDAKTAAYKAIEGMVTKQTYLLTYTDAYWVAGLIMLFSIPLLYLQKFKKNTNVPTDVH, from the coding sequence ATGGCTGAAACCGGAATAAAAAAATGGCTCATCACCATAACTGTGATCACGGCTTCGCTTCTGGAGCTGATCGACACCACTATTGTGAACGTGGCCATGCCCCAGATACAAGGTAACCTGGGGGCAACTCTGGAGGATATTGCGTGGGTGGTAACGGGTTATGCCGTTGCCAACGTAATCGTGCTCCCCATGTCTGGCTGGCTGGGAGGCCGCTTCGGCCGGAAGAATTACTTTATGGCCTCTATCATCATCTTTACCGTCACCTCCTTTCTATGCGGAAATGCGGCAAACTTTGATGAGCTGGTTATCTTCCGGATTATACAGGGTCTGGCCGGCGGTGGCCTGCTGTCTACGGCGCAGTCCATCCTGCTGGAGACCTGGCCGCGAGAGCAGGTAGGTACAGCCACCGCCTTGTTTGGTCTTGGTGCGGTGGTTGGCCCAACGCTGGGCCCGACCATTGGGGGCTACATTACCGATAACTACTCCTGGCCCTGGATTTTCTACGTGAACATTCCTGTGGGTATTCTGGCTGCTTTTGCCACGTATCTCTTTGTGAAGCCTACCGAGAAAGAATCCAAAGGCGCACCTGTTGACTGGTGGGGCATCGCTTTGCTTGCCCTGGCTGTAGGCTCGCTGCAGACGCTGCTGGAGAAGGGGGAAAGCGAAGACTGGTTTGAGACAGGGTATATCGTGGTGCTGGCTGTAATGGCTGTGCTCGGTGCCATCCTGTTTATCTGGCGTGAGCTTAGCACAGACCACCCTATCGTAAACCTCAAGATCTTAAAGCACAGAAGCTTCTCCATTGGTATGTTTACCTCGTTTGTGCTGGGCTTCGGTCTGTACGGCTCCATGTTCGTGTTCCCGATCTTCTGCCAGAACCTGCTGGGCTTTACCGCACAACAAACCGGGCAGCTGCTGTTGCCGGGCGGCCTGTGTACCATTATCATGATGCCTTTTGTAGGGAAGATGCTGCAGCGCGGCGTCCCGGCCCAATTCATGGCGACCATGGGTATGTTCCTGTTCTTTGTGTTCTCCTGGATGCTAAGCAACTCGAACCTTCTGTCGGGCACGGGGGACTTCTTCTGGCCGCTTGTGATACGCGGTATCGGTATGTCGTTGCTCTTTGTGCCGCTTACAACGCTGGCCGTGCAGGATTTGCATGGGAAGGAGATAGGGCAGGGCACAGGCTTGAACAATATGAGCCGCCAGTTGGGAGGCTCCTTCGGTATCGCTGCGCTAACTACGCTGATCCATGTGCGCCAGGGTGTGCACCGCAACGACCTGCTGGTGAACATCAACGAGTACAATACTGCCTTTATGCAGCGTTTTAACGGGCTGATTCAAACCTTCGTGTCGAAGGGGTACAGCCTGATAGATGCCAAAACAGCGGCCTATAAAGCTATTGAGGGCATGGTGACAAAGCAGACCTATCTACTGACCTATACCGATGCGTATTGGGTAGCCGGTTTGATCATGCTGTTCTCCATCCCGCTGCTTTACTTACAGAAGTTCAAGAAGAACACAAACGTACCCACAGACGTGCATTAA
- a CDS encoding TolC family protein translates to MSKTSRLRGLTKRMCAVLLLLGLSGAATAQDLKQLTLQEAISLGVENSKQLQLSHAKVEEAVARYKQAKDKALPTGSASYTYNHAEIPTTTFKMSEEGEPYYLPKRADAFIGGVSLQEVLFSGNRLRYAQESTSLLTQVAKLDTEKDKEEIAYNITNAYINLYKLQQSKKVLEQNLEDVDRQIKRAQRFFEQGLVTKNDVLRFQLQRSNVELSRVDLETNRKIVVYNLDLLLGLPEETDLVAQEAQAPAELAATFSAYIDSALVNRPELRALNLQGQVADNQVKSVRAEKLPTVVLGADAHYLNPNGAFVPAKNNYLAPFTIGATVAWNFDQLWLNKHKVQEAKVQKTEVELSKLTAMDMVKTEVNQSYQNYLMAQERVNILQTAIAQAQENDRILESQYQNKVATATDRIDAETQLFQQLVNLELAKADATLAYYTLLKSTGNIIK, encoded by the coding sequence ATGAGTAAAACGAGCCGGCTGAGGGGGCTAACCAAGCGCATGTGCGCTGTCCTCCTGCTGCTGGGGCTGTCGGGGGCAGCCACTGCCCAGGACCTGAAGCAGCTGACACTGCAGGAGGCCATTAGCCTGGGCGTTGAGAACAGCAAGCAGCTGCAACTGTCGCACGCCAAAGTGGAGGAAGCCGTTGCCCGCTACAAGCAGGCCAAGGACAAGGCCTTGCCAACCGGCAGCGCCAGCTATACTTACAACCACGCCGAAATTCCGACAACTACTTTCAAAATGTCGGAGGAGGGGGAGCCCTACTACCTTCCTAAGCGCGCCGACGCGTTTATAGGCGGGGTGTCGCTGCAGGAAGTGCTGTTCAGTGGCAACCGCCTCCGCTACGCGCAGGAGTCAACCAGCCTGCTGACGCAGGTAGCGAAGCTCGATACAGAGAAAGATAAGGAGGAGATCGCCTATAACATCACCAACGCTTACATTAACCTGTACAAGCTGCAGCAAAGCAAAAAGGTGCTGGAGCAGAACCTGGAAGATGTTGACCGCCAGATAAAGCGGGCGCAGCGTTTCTTTGAGCAGGGGCTTGTAACCAAGAATGACGTGCTGCGCTTTCAGCTTCAGCGCAGTAACGTAGAGCTTTCTCGTGTCGACCTGGAAACCAACAGAAAGATTGTGGTTTACAACCTTGACCTGCTGCTGGGGCTTCCGGAGGAAACAGACCTTGTGGCACAGGAAGCCCAGGCACCCGCGGAACTGGCGGCAACCTTCAGCGCCTACATCGACTCTGCCCTGGTAAACAGGCCGGAGCTACGCGCCCTGAACCTGCAGGGGCAGGTGGCCGACAACCAGGTAAAGTCGGTGCGTGCCGAAAAGCTCCCTACTGTGGTGCTGGGTGCCGATGCCCACTACTTAAACCCTAACGGTGCATTTGTGCCGGCGAAGAATAACTATTTAGCTCCCTTCACAATCGGGGCGACCGTTGCCTGGAATTTCGATCAGCTGTGGCTGAACAAGCACAAGGTGCAGGAGGCCAAGGTGCAGAAAACCGAGGTGGAGCTTAGCAAACTGACGGCGATGGATATGGTGAAGACGGAAGTGAACCAGAGCTACCAAAACTACCTGATGGCCCAGGAGCGTGTGAACATCCTGCAGACGGCCATTGCCCAGGCGCAGGAAAACGACCGCATTCTGGAGTCGCAGTACCAGAACAAGGTTGCCACGGCCACCGACCGCATCGATGCGGAGACGCAGCTCTTCCAGCAGCTGGTGAACCTGGAGCTGGCGAAAGCAGATGCCACCCTGGCTTATTATACTTTATTGAAATCAACAGGAAACATAATTAAATAA
- a CDS encoding TetR/AcrR family transcriptional regulator: MDSKKEDKKEHILNTAERVFAEYGYEGASTRLLAGEAGVNMAMLNYYFGSKDGLLQAVLERRITSLRVLLEEVQRRPLPAWQRLELMIDIYIDRVLSNNSFHKLVQRELSLSHRFESASYITENIMKNIQVIREVILEGIEDGSFMPVDPEMTVATILGVKYYIVNSGHVTNRLLQTDMQDAQQVEEVVKPRVKKHITAILKAYLIKHEDE, encoded by the coding sequence ATGGATTCAAAGAAAGAAGACAAGAAAGAGCATATCCTGAATACTGCTGAGCGAGTTTTCGCTGAGTACGGCTATGAGGGTGCCTCTACGCGTCTGCTGGCAGGTGAGGCTGGGGTGAATATGGCCATGCTTAACTATTATTTTGGGTCGAAGGACGGTTTGCTGCAGGCGGTGCTGGAGCGGCGCATCACCTCTCTGCGGGTGCTTCTGGAAGAGGTGCAGCGCAGGCCGCTTCCTGCCTGGCAGCGGCTGGAGCTGATGATCGACATCTACATTGACCGCGTGCTGTCGAATAACAGCTTCCATAAACTGGTGCAGCGGGAGCTTTCCCTGTCTCACCGCTTCGAGAGCGCCAGCTATATCACCGAAAACATCATGAAGAACATCCAGGTGATACGCGAGGTCATTTTGGAGGGGATTGAGGACGGCAGCTTTATGCCTGTAGACCCTGAAATGACAGTCGCGACCATACTTGGTGTGAAATACTACATCGTTAACTCCGGCCACGTTACCAACCGCCTACTGCAAACCGACATGCAGGATGCACAGCAGGTGGAGGAGGTGGTAAAGCCAAGGGTGAAGAAACATATCACAGCAATACTTAAAGCATATTTAATAAAACATGAAGATGAGTAA
- a CDS encoding FMN-binding glutamate synthase family protein, translating to MLWLLLLLVPLHLVYLYNVRQARHSLLRNYPLLGYLRYFFESIRPEFRQYFFESDLDGKPFSRRQRSIVYQRAKNQRQTVPFGMQSNSQEVGYEWIAHTMFPVHVKEEDLRVTVGSSRCQQPYSASIYNISAMSYGSLSKTAITALSAGAKLGGFAHNTGEGGVSPFHIEGGGDLIWQIGTGYFGCRDKQGNFSEALFKEQVAHPQIKMVEIKLSQGAKPGHGGILPAAKNTPEIAAIRKVEPYTTVASPPAHSAFNDQFTLLLYIEKLRVLSEGKPIGIKLCIGEKLEFERLCQEMMHNNLFPDFITIDGAEGGTGAAPLEFTDSLGMPLYDALAYAHSTLKKYGLRKEIKLFVAGKIITGVDIIKAVSLGADSCYSARGMMFSLGCIQALQCDSGRCPVGIATQDKNLYQGLDVADKRVRVANFHGNTIKSTAEVMEACGFGSLAAIKPEKIFRRVEQGKNVSFKDLYFSKNAAARELNANYMLN from the coding sequence ATGCTATGGCTGCTACTGTTGCTCGTGCCGCTGCACCTGGTGTACCTGTACAATGTGCGCCAGGCGCGGCACTCGCTCCTGCGCAACTATCCGCTGCTGGGGTACCTGCGGTACTTTTTCGAAAGTATACGCCCGGAGTTTCGCCAGTATTTCTTCGAGTCGGACCTGGACGGTAAACCGTTTAGCCGCCGCCAGCGGTCAATCGTGTATCAGCGTGCCAAGAACCAGCGCCAGACGGTGCCCTTCGGTATGCAAAGCAACAGCCAGGAGGTGGGCTACGAGTGGATTGCCCACACGATGTTCCCGGTGCACGTGAAAGAGGAGGACCTGCGCGTAACCGTGGGGAGCAGCCGCTGCCAGCAGCCTTACAGCGCCAGCATTTACAATATCTCGGCCATGAGCTACGGCTCGTTGAGCAAGACGGCGATCACGGCCCTGAGTGCCGGAGCCAAATTAGGGGGCTTTGCGCACAACACGGGAGAGGGTGGCGTTAGCCCCTTCCACATCGAGGGCGGCGGCGACTTAATCTGGCAGATCGGCACGGGCTACTTTGGCTGCCGCGATAAGCAAGGCAACTTCTCTGAGGCGCTTTTTAAAGAGCAGGTTGCGCACCCGCAGATCAAGATGGTGGAGATAAAGCTGTCGCAGGGGGCCAAGCCTGGGCACGGCGGTATACTTCCGGCGGCGAAAAATACGCCAGAGATCGCGGCTATCCGCAAAGTGGAGCCTTACACCACGGTTGCTTCGCCACCGGCGCACTCAGCCTTCAACGACCAGTTTACGCTGTTGCTCTACATTGAGAAGCTGCGGGTGTTGTCAGAAGGTAAGCCGATCGGCATTAAACTCTGTATCGGGGAGAAGCTGGAGTTTGAGCGCCTTTGCCAGGAGATGATGCACAACAACCTCTTCCCGGACTTTATCACCATTGACGGTGCCGAGGGTGGAACGGGCGCGGCTCCGCTGGAGTTTACCGACAGCCTGGGCATGCCGCTTTACGACGCGCTGGCCTATGCACACAGCACACTGAAGAAGTATGGCCTGCGCAAGGAGATTAAGCTGTTCGTAGCTGGCAAGATCATAACAGGGGTAGACATCATCAAAGCCGTGTCGTTGGGGGCTGACAGCTGCTACAGCGCGCGCGGAATGATGTTCTCGCTGGGTTGTATCCAGGCCCTGCAGTGCGACTCCGGTCGCTGCCCGGTGGGTATTGCCACGCAGGACAAAAACCTTTACCAGGGGCTTGATGTGGCGGATAAGCGGGTGCGCGTGGCAAACTTCCACGGGAACACCATCAAATCCACGGCAGAGGTGATGGAGGCGTGTGGCTTTGGTTCGCTTGCTGCGATCAAACCGGAAAAGATCTTCAGAAGAGTGGAGCAGGGCAAGAACGTCAGCTTCAAAGATCTGTACTTCTCTAAAAACGCTGCCGCCAGGGAGCTAAATGCTAACTATATGCTTAACTAG
- a CDS encoding HlyD family secretion protein translates to METTNKKKPNKVLIVILAAIILIGGGYGVKEYLYLSKHEDTDDAQIDADISPVVARVGGYVDTIMFEENQHVKQGQLLVKLDERDYRIKLEQALAAQHGASAGIDVTQAQVSTTRANASTARSNAEAAKVKLWQAEEDFKRYANLVQDGSITQQQFDQAKAQRDAARAAYQAAQDQYRAAQEQIKTTQSQLAVNNIGVDQRQADVDFAKLQLSYTNIEAPAGGIVSKKSIQKGQLVQPGQTLFSIVNDNSLYVTANFKETQLENLHEGQHVDIRVDAFPEEKIEGEIYNFSPATGAKFSLLPPDNATGNFVKVVQRVPVKIKLKASEEVLKKLRAGMSVYVSVLTKEG, encoded by the coding sequence ATGGAAACCACAAATAAAAAGAAGCCAAACAAGGTGCTCATCGTTATACTGGCGGCCATTATACTGATCGGCGGTGGCTATGGCGTTAAGGAGTACCTTTACCTTAGCAAGCACGAAGACACAGACGATGCGCAGATTGATGCTGACATCAGCCCTGTGGTTGCACGCGTGGGCGGTTATGTTGATACCATCATGTTTGAGGAGAACCAGCACGTAAAACAAGGGCAGCTGCTGGTGAAGCTGGATGAGCGCGACTACAGGATAAAGCTGGAGCAGGCCCTGGCCGCGCAGCATGGCGCCTCCGCCGGCATCGACGTAACGCAGGCGCAGGTAAGCACTACGCGGGCGAACGCATCCACTGCGAGATCTAACGCAGAGGCCGCCAAAGTAAAGCTGTGGCAGGCGGAAGAGGACTTTAAGCGCTATGCAAACCTGGTGCAGGACGGTTCTATTACGCAGCAGCAGTTTGACCAGGCCAAAGCGCAACGCGACGCGGCCCGTGCAGCCTACCAGGCGGCGCAGGACCAGTACCGTGCGGCGCAGGAGCAGATCAAGACCACACAGTCGCAGCTGGCTGTTAACAACATCGGTGTGGACCAGCGCCAGGCGGATGTTGACTTTGCCAAACTGCAGCTTTCCTACACAAACATTGAAGCCCCTGCAGGAGGTATCGTCTCCAAGAAAAGCATCCAGAAAGGCCAGCTGGTTCAGCCGGGGCAAACGCTTTTCTCCATCGTGAACGACAACAGCCTGTACGTAACAGCCAACTTCAAAGAGACCCAGCTTGAGAACCTGCACGAGGGCCAGCACGTGGACATCCGCGTAGATGCCTTCCCGGAGGAGAAGATAGAAGGCGAAATCTACAATTTCTCGCCAGCGACAGGCGCTAAGTTCTCCCTGCTGCCGCCGGACAACGCAACGGGTAACTTTGTGAAAGTGGTACAGCGCGTACCGGTGAAAATCAAGCTGAAAGCCAGCGAAGAAGTATTGAAGAAATTACGTGCCGGTATGAGTGTATATGTTTCGGTGCTGACAAAGGAAGGGTAA
- a CDS encoding methylmalonyl-CoA mutase family protein, protein MQATTVEPYKPVNHIRIVTAASLFDGHDAAINIMRRIIQASGAEVIHLGHNRSVQEIVDCAIQEDAQAIAITSYQGGHIEYFKYMYDLLNERGSGHIRIFGGGGGVILPVEIEELHEYGIARIYSPDDGRAMGLQGMINDMLQKCDFPTGQNLNGEYKHLQEKNPKDIARLISAAENFPEEARGILNQVKDQAKEIKTPVLGITGTGGAGKSSLVDELVRRFLMDFPEKKIAIISVDPSKRKTGGALLGDRIRMNSISNERVYMRSLATRQSNLALSKYVQDAVDIVKAASFDLIILETSGIGQSDTEIIEHSDMSLYVMTPEYGAATQLEKIDMLDFADVIALNKFDKRGALDALRDVKKQYKRNHQLWDVKDEDIPVFGTIASQFNDPGMNQLYRTIMGTISEKTGIAFDSNLQTSKEMSEKVFIIPPSRTRYLSEISETIRSYDKWSNDQAEVAQKLYGIKKSIEAIQEIEVEDKDRLVKQLEAAYAEVELNLDGQNKKILDNWKEKVQAYKNEFYVFKVRDKELKIKTHTESLSHLQIPKVATPKYEAWGDLLKWNLQENVPGEFPYTAGVFPFKREGEDPTRMFAGEGGPERTNRRFHYVSLGMPAKRLSTAFDSVTLYGEDPDYRPDIYGKIGNSGVSICCLDDAKKLYSGFNLADPKTSVSMTINGPAAILTGFFMNAAIDQQCELYIKEHGLEEEVEKKIEAIYKEKGAERPSYQGKLPEGNDGLGLMLLGVTGDQVLPSEVYEPIKTRTLAAVRGTVQADILKEDQAQNTCIFSTEFSLRLMGDVQQYFIDKNVRNFYSVSISGYHIAEAGANPISQLAFTLANGFTFVEYYVSRGMDINKFAPNLSFFFSNGIDPEYAVIGRVARRIWAKAMKHKYGADARSQMLKYHIQTSGRSLHAQEIDFNDIRTTLQALYAIYDNCNSLHTNAYDEAITTPTEASVRRAMAIQLIINRELGLAKNENPLQGSFIIEELTDLVEEAVLTEFDRITERGGVLGAMETMYQRGKIQEESLYYETLKHTGEYPIIGVNTFLSSKGSPTVIPTEVIRATEEEKKYQISMVHALQERNADKSAEMLKRIQQVAINNGNIFEEMMDTVKFCSLGQITNALFEVGGQYRRNM, encoded by the coding sequence ATGCAAGCAACTACAGTAGAACCATACAAGCCTGTAAACCATATTCGTATCGTTACAGCTGCTTCTCTGTTCGACGGCCACGATGCAGCCATTAATATCATGCGTCGTATCATACAGGCCTCCGGTGCAGAGGTAATCCACCTGGGCCACAACCGCTCGGTGCAGGAAATCGTGGACTGTGCCATTCAGGAGGATGCGCAGGCTATTGCCATCACCTCTTACCAGGGTGGCCACATCGAGTACTTCAAGTACATGTACGACCTGCTCAACGAGCGGGGCAGCGGGCACATCCGCATCTTCGGCGGCGGCGGCGGGGTTATACTCCCTGTTGAGATCGAGGAGCTGCACGAGTACGGCATCGCCCGTATTTACTCCCCGGACGACGGCCGCGCCATGGGCCTGCAGGGCATGATCAACGACATGCTGCAGAAGTGCGACTTCCCGACGGGCCAGAACCTGAACGGCGAGTACAAGCACCTCCAGGAAAAGAACCCTAAAGACATTGCCCGCTTGATTTCTGCCGCAGAAAACTTTCCGGAGGAAGCCCGCGGCATACTGAACCAGGTAAAGGACCAGGCAAAAGAGATCAAAACACCGGTACTAGGTATAACCGGTACGGGTGGTGCCGGTAAGTCCTCTTTGGTGGATGAGCTGGTGCGCCGCTTCCTGATGGACTTCCCGGAGAAGAAGATCGCTATCATCTCTGTTGACCCTTCGAAGCGTAAAACCGGCGGAGCCTTGCTGGGCGACCGTATCCGCATGAACTCTATCTCCAATGAAAGAGTGTACATGCGCTCCCTGGCTACCCGCCAAAGCAACCTGGCCCTGAGCAAGTATGTGCAGGACGCCGTGGACATTGTAAAGGCTGCCAGCTTCGACCTGATCATCCTGGAGACTTCCGGTATCGGCCAGTCTGACACGGAGATTATTGAGCACTCCGACATGAGCCTGTACGTGATGACGCCGGAGTACGGGGCCGCCACCCAGCTCGAGAAGATCGACATGCTGGACTTTGCCGATGTGATCGCCCTGAATAAATTCGACAAGCGCGGCGCACTGGACGCCCTGCGCGATGTGAAGAAGCAGTACAAGCGCAACCACCAGCTGTGGGACGTGAAGGATGAGGATATTCCGGTGTTCGGCACCATCGCCTCTCAGTTCAACGACCCGGGCATGAACCAGCTGTACCGCACAATCATGGGCACCATTTCGGAGAAGACAGGCATTGCGTTTGACTCCAACCTACAGACATCGAAGGAGATGTCGGAGAAGGTGTTCATCATCCCTCCTAGCCGCACGCGGTACCTCTCTGAGATTTCTGAGACCATCCGCAGCTACGACAAATGGTCCAACGACCAGGCGGAAGTGGCGCAGAAGCTGTACGGCATCAAGAAGTCTATCGAGGCAATACAGGAAATTGAGGTAGAAGACAAGGACCGCCTGGTAAAGCAACTGGAAGCCGCCTATGCGGAAGTGGAGCTGAACCTGGACGGCCAGAACAAGAAGATACTCGATAACTGGAAAGAGAAAGTACAGGCGTACAAAAACGAGTTCTACGTCTTTAAAGTACGCGACAAAGAGCTGAAGATAAAGACGCACACCGAGTCGCTCTCGCACCTGCAGATACCGAAAGTAGCCACGCCGAAGTATGAGGCCTGGGGCGACCTGCTGAAGTGGAACCTGCAGGAAAACGTACCGGGAGAGTTCCCATACACAGCCGGTGTGTTCCCGTTCAAGCGCGAAGGCGAAGACCCCACCCGTATGTTTGCCGGTGAAGGTGGCCCTGAGCGCACAAACCGTCGCTTCCACTACGTGAGCCTGGGCATGCCAGCCAAGCGCCTGTCTACTGCCTTTGACTCGGTTACCCTTTACGGCGAAGACCCGGATTACAGACCGGATATCTACGGTAAGATCGGTAACTCGGGCGTGAGCATCTGCTGCCTGGACGATGCCAAGAAACTGTACTCCGGCTTTAACCTGGCCGATCCGAAGACTTCGGTATCCATGACCATCAATGGCCCGGCTGCTATACTTACCGGCTTCTTCATGAATGCCGCCATAGACCAGCAGTGCGAGCTCTACATTAAAGAGCATGGCCTGGAGGAAGAGGTTGAGAAGAAAATTGAGGCGATCTATAAAGAAAAAGGCGCTGAGCGGCCAAGCTACCAGGGCAAACTACCGGAAGGCAACGACGGCCTCGGCCTGATGCTGCTCGGCGTAACCGGCGACCAGGTATTGCCATCCGAAGTATACGAACCGATTAAAACACGCACACTGGCTGCCGTACGCGGTACCGTGCAGGCGGATATCCTGAAGGAAGACCAGGCACAGAACACCTGTATCTTCTCAACGGAGTTCTCGCTGCGCTTGATGGGAGACGTGCAGCAGTACTTCATCGACAAGAACGTGCGTAACTTCTACTCGGTGTCGATCTCCGGCTACCACATTGCCGAGGCTGGCGCCAACCCAATTTCGCAGCTTGCCTTTACACTGGCAAACGGCTTTACGTTTGTAGAGTACTACGTGAGCCGCGGTATGGACATCAACAAATTCGCTCCGAACCTAAGCTTCTTCTTCTCCAACGGCATTGATCCGGAGTATGCGGTAATCGGCCGTGTGGCGCGCAGAATCTGGGCCAAAGCGATGAAGCACAAGTATGGCGCCGATGCCCGCTCGCAGATGCTGAAGTACCACATCCAGACGTCCGGCCGCTCCCTGCACGCGCAGGAGATCGACTTTAACGATATCCGCACCACGCTGCAGGCGCTGTACGCCATTTATGACAACTGTAACTCGCTGCACACAAACGCTTACGACGAGGCCATCACAACCCCTACAGAGGCCTCTGTACGCCGTGCCATGGCCATCCAGCTGATCATTAACCGTGAGCTGGGTCTTGCGAAGAATGAGAACCCGCTGCAAGGCTCGTTCATCATCGAAGAGCTGACGGACCTGGTAGAAGAGGCGGTGCTGACAGAGTTCGACCGCATCACCGAACGCGGAGGCGTGCTGGGTGCCATGGAGACCATGTACCAGCGCGGCAAAATTCAGGAGGAGAGCCTGTACTACGAGACACTGAAGCACACCGGCGAGTATCCGATTATCGGCGTGAACACCTTCCTGTCTTCCAAAGGCTCCCCAACCGTAATCCCGACAGAGGTAATCCGGGCTACGGAAGAGGAAAAGAAATACCAGATCTCGATGGTGCATGCCCTGCAGGAGCGCAACGCAGACAAGTCTGCAGAAATGCTCAAGCGCATTCAGCAGGTAGCCATCAACAACGGCAACATCTTCGAAGAAATGATGGATACCGTGAAGTTCTGCTCCCTGGGCCAGATTACCAACGCACTGTTTGAAGTAGGCGGCCAATACCGCAGAAACATGTAA
- a CDS encoding FKBP-type peptidyl-prolyl cis-trans isomerase, with amino-acid sequence MDLKEKISYIIGRDMATNLKKQGIEVEAESFMKGLKDVQAGNASSLSQQEVQEAMMALQQEMAQKQSAAGNENKQAGEEFLAANKSKEGVHTLPSGLQYMVLQEGTGKSPSANDTVTTHYHGTLIDGTTFDSSYERGQPATFPVNGVIAGWTEALQKMKEGAKWRLFVPANLAYGAQGAGDVIGPNSTLIFDVELLQVK; translated from the coding sequence ATGGATTTAAAAGAAAAGATCAGCTACATCATTGGCCGCGACATGGCGACTAACCTTAAGAAGCAAGGCATTGAGGTGGAGGCAGAGTCTTTTATGAAAGGCCTGAAGGATGTGCAGGCTGGTAACGCCTCTAGCTTATCTCAGCAGGAAGTACAGGAAGCCATGATGGCCCTGCAGCAGGAGATGGCACAGAAGCAGAGCGCTGCCGGCAATGAAAATAAACAAGCCGGAGAAGAATTCCTGGCAGCAAATAAGAGCAAAGAAGGCGTACATACGTTACCAAGCGGGCTGCAGTACATGGTACTGCAGGAAGGCACGGGCAAGTCTCCGTCTGCCAACGATACCGTAACTACCCACTACCACGGCACGCTGATTGACGGCACTACCTTCGACTCCTCGTATGAGCGTGGGCAACCGGCTACTTTCCCGGTAAATGGCGTAATCGCCGGCTGGACTGAGGCGCTTCAGAAAATGAAGGAAGGTGCGAAGTGGAGACTGTTTGTTCCTGCCAACCTGGCGTATGGAGCACAGGGTGCCGGCGATGTGATCGGGCCAAACTCTACCCTCATCTTTGATGTGGAGTTGCTGCAGGTGAAATAG